TAACTCAGCAGATACATCACGCGTTAAAGCATTACGCGCATCATACATGGTGCGCAAAACACCAATAATTTCCAAATCAGGATTTAATGCTTTTTGAATACGATCGATGGTTTGAGTTAAATCTGCTAAACCTTCCAATGCATAGTACTCACATTGCATCGGAATAATCACGCTATCTACCGCTGCTAGAGCATTCACTGTAATCAAACTTAAGCTAGGTGCGCAGTCAACGATAATGTAGTCAAATGAATTTCTAATTTCGTTCAAAGCATTCTTTAAAATAAACTCACGGCCTTCTTGTTCTGCAATAGCCAGTTCGACACCAGACAATTCACGATTTGAACCCAAAACCTTGTATCCAACCTCTGCCTTTTGAATTGCAGTTTCGATTGGCACTTCACCCAATAAAACATCTGTGATTGAGTAAAGTAGATCATTCTTTTGAATACCAGACCCCATCGTGGCATTACCTTGCGAATCTATATCGACAAGCAACACACGTTTTTTTAATACAGCCAGTGACGCTGCAAGATTTACTGCAGTCGTTGTTTTACCAACACCACCCTTTTGGTTTGCAATCGCAATAATTTGAGCCATGGTAACCCTAATACTTTTTATTTAAATTCGTTGAAGTAAAAGTAAATGACGTTGTTCATCAAGTCTTGGTACATGCAGTTCAACCACTTTACATGAAAATTCCTGCTTAAGCTCTTCCATTTCTTCAACTGGAATCAGTCCTTTCATCGCAGCAATTATACTCTGCTCATGTAAATATGGACGTGCAGCATCAACAAAATCAGTGAGTGATGCGAATGCACGACTTGTTATTACATCAAATTGACCAAGCTCATCAATTGTATCTTGATTTTCAACGCGTGTTTGTACAGCCACTACGTTTTTAAGCTTAAGGTCAGCAATAAACTGTTTCAAAAAACGAATTTTTTTACCATTTGAATCAAGCAATACACAAGAGCGCTCTGGCTGACATAATGCAATGATCATGCCCGGCATACCGCCCCCAGTGCCTACATCGAGTAAACGTCCAGCTGGTAAATCTTTCAAAATACTTAGGCTATCTAACAAATGCTTCACTAACATTTCTTTCGGATCACGAATCGCTGTTAGATTATAAGCCTTGTTCCAAAGTACCAAAGCATCTTGATACTTCAACAATAAAGTCAAAGTTTCATCGCTAAGCGATAAACCTAATTTTCGACTACCCTGTTGTAACTCTTGAAAAAACGGATGCATAAACAGATAACATCTAAGTAAAATTTAAAACAAAGTATACCCATTTATGCATCGTGGAACACTATTTAACGATTAGCGATTACGCAGTTAATCGTAGAAGCCTTCACGAATTTGTAAATCCAGCTCCATTAAGCGCTCTGGCGTTCCCACATCGACCCATGCACCCTGAAGTTTTTCAGCGGATATCTTTTGATTTTGCATTGCTTGCTTCAATAGTGGGGCTAATGGACGTTTACCAGATTCCAACCCATCAAAAAGCTTAGGATGGATAACAGACACACCACTAAAAGTGAGGTTCTCACCTTTCATATCTTGATCGAATGTAAAAGCACGTCCATCCAATAACGTAAAGTCGCCGTTAGGATGCTGGGTAGGATTATCAACCAACACGAGATGAGCTAAATCATCAGTTAGCTTAATATCTCGTAGAGCTTCAAAATCCATTGTGGTCCATACATCTCCGTTCACCAGAATAAACGGATCGGTCCCAAGCAGTGGTAAAGCATTAATAATTCCACCAGCTGTTTCTAGCCCTTCTTCTTCTCGTGTCCAACGGATGTCCACACCAAATTGAGAACCATCTCCTAAGCTACTGATAAGTTTGTCAGCCAACCATGCAGAATTGATGACTATTTCAGTCACACCAATTTTCTTCAGTTTTTCAATATGCCACACGATAAGCGGTTTACCGCCCACCTCAAGCAAAGGCTTTGGTGTATATAGCGTGAGCGGACGCATACGATTACCCAAGCCAGCGGCAAGAATCATTGCTTTCATTATGCTGCCACCTCATAGGGGCCATATTTTTCAATAAATTTAGGCATAACTGAATTACGAATGAACATCATGAAGTCATCAAGTTCAGCGTAACCACGGCTTTCTTCAAGTAAATACCACATCACTCGTGGTAAATCTTTCAAATAGCCAGATTTACCATCTCGTACAAATAAACGAACGAAGATACCTAAAATTTTAATATGACGTTGAATCGCCATTAAATCAGCATCACGTTTAAATTGATCAAAACTTCGATTTTGTTTAGCTGACTCTGGCAACAACTCATAGAAGACTTTGAACCACTGATATACATGCTCAGCATTCCACTGCACATATGCATCACGAGTAATCGAAATTAAGTCATATGTATCAGCACCAATAACAGCATCTTGGAAGTCAATTACTCCAAGCTCTAGTTCATTTTCAATTTTCATTAAGTTACGGCTATGAAAATCACGATGCACAATAACTTGAGGTTGAGCCAACGCTGCTTGAGCTAAAAACTCAAAGGCGTTATCAATGATTTTCTTTTGCTCAGCCGTCGGATGGATATCAAGTGATGGTAGCATCCAATCCGTTAATAACTGCATTTCTGACACTAGCTTTTCATAAGAATATGCCGGGAAATGATCAGTACCATTAATTGATTGCAAATGAGTTAGCTGTTTAAAGCTTTGTTCATAGTATTGATCAACTGTTGCATCATTTAGCAATGTCGACAACAGCACATCGCCAAAGTCTTCTAACAAGAGAAAACCCTGGGTCAAATCTTTTGCAATAATCTGAGGTACTCGAACTCCATTACCTGCAAAAAACTCATCAATAGTTACAAATGGAACACAGTCTTCTTTTTCAGGAGGCGCATCCATAAGCATATACGTTTTGTTTTGTAACTGGATGCGAGCATATCGGCGAAAGCTTGCATCCCCAGCTAAATAAGCGATCTGAAATTGATCATTTTCAAGAACAGATGTAAGCCATGTATGTATCAATTGTTCACGTTGTGTATTCATTTGCAATAAAATCTAAAACAAGCTGAGATTTTTGAAGGGTTAAGTGTAGCCACTTATAAACTTTTTCTCTATGATGCGACAATAATTAATTGTGAATTAGCATACTTGGTTAATGAGACAATGAAGCATCAGTTTAAATTTAATCCTTTAGCGACCGCTATTTTTACGCTCTTATGTAGTGGCTCCATACAATCAAGTTATGCTGAGTCAGCTGATGTTGTCTCCAACATAGACAATAATCAACTTAAGGCGAGTATTAAGGAAGCCTATCCAGGGCAGGAATTCTTTCAACAGTATTATGTTGATAAATCCGCACCTGAGGCGCAGTTGCGCAATAATAAATATTTGAGTTCAGCATTTTGTCAAGGAACTTGGATTACACCCATTAATCCTGAAACTAAAGCGTTAGATGCAGATAAAACCTCTTCAGTTGTAACTGCTGATTATGGTCACTACAACCCTGCTGGCGACTCTGTGTTACAAGGAAATGTGGTGATAGACCAAGAAGGCCGTACTGTTCGCGCCGATAAAGTCACCATCGATAAAACTCAAACATTTGCCCATGCACAAGGTCGAGTACAGTTAGCTCAAGGGGGCTTACTCTCTCAAAGTGACGAAATTGATTACAATCTAAAAACTCAGACTGGTAATTTAGACAATAGTTTTTATATTGCTGAACAACAGCATGCTCATGGTCATGCTGGAAAAATCGAAAAAACCTCTCCAAATGTGATGGTTCTTAACGATGCGACATATACCACCTGTCCACCAGGTCAAAAACCAGCATGGAAAATCCAAGCGAATAAAATTGAGCTGAATCAGGAAACTGGTCGCGGTGTTACACGCGGAACAAAAATCTATGTTAAAGATGTTCCTGTTATAGCCGTTCCGTATTTCAATTTCCCAATTGATGACCGACGAACCACAGGCATTCTTACCCCCCAGTTTGGATTCTCAAACGATGGTGGTGTTGAACTTTCAGTACCGGTTTACTTAAACCTCGCACCTAATTACGATGCAACGATTACTCCACGTTATTTAGCTGACCGTGGTGCCATGTTCCAAGGGTCTTTTAGATATTTAACTGACGGCTTCGGTTCAGGCCAAATCTGGGGTGGCTTACTTCCATCTGATAAAAAATATGATGACAAAGATCGTAAAAACTTCAATTTCCTTCATAACTGGGATATTAACGATCAGTGGTCTACCAACCTTGAATATCGCTATGCATCGGATAAAGACTATTTTGCAGACCTAGACAATAGTCCTAACTCTAAGACAGATCTTAACTTACGTAGAGCTTGGGAACTTAACTATCAACACGGTATTCCAGGCTTAAAAGCTCAGCTTAAAGTTGAAGATTTCCAAACGCTTGACCCTCTAGTCAAGGATGCAAATAAACCTTATGCGCGCTTACCACAGTTCTTATTAAATTATGTGACTGGTAACCCATTAGGTTTACAATACGAATTTAATAACGATACGGCATACTTCAAAAAATCAATTAATGATGGTTCTGCTCAAGAAAGTAGCGGTACCCGTATTTATAACCAGTTCGCAACACGTTATAACTATCGGACACCAGCGGCTTTTGTTATTCCAGAAGTATCTGTACGTTCTATCCAAACATTCTATGATAAAGATAGTATCGCCTCACAAGGTCTAGATGCTAGCTCAGAATCTAAATCAGTCGTTGTACCTCAGTTTACTTTGGATACCGGCCTAACTTTTGAACGAGAAGGTAAATATCTTCAGACAATTACCCCTCGTGCATTTTATGCATATGCTCCTTACAAAAACCAAAACGGCTATCCAAACTTTGACTCAACTTCAGCATCCGTTAATTACGATCAATTATTTAACCCTTACCGCTTCTACGGGCATGACCGCCTTGAAGACAACAACTTCTTATCACTTGGTGTAAGCTATAGTTTATTTGATACTGTAGGCTTAGAACGCTTACGTGCAAGTGTAGGCCAAAGTTATTACTTTGAAGACCGCCGCGTTACATTAAACGAACAAGATGAAATTGATACAGAACGCAATACAGGGCCAGTGGTAAGCTTAACAAGCCAACTCAACCAAAACTTTACTATTGCAGCCAATTCGGCTTGGATGTCAAACGGTGATAATGCTCAGCGAGACTTCCAGGTTTACTATACAGGTGACAAAGGCAACTTATATAACTTAGGCTACTTCTACCGTAAAGACATTGCTGGCCGTCAAGATGCTTACGATCAAGTTGTTGCATCGTTTATACAACCAATTAAAGACAATTGGCGTATTATGGGCCACGTACAATATGACATCGACAATGATGTTGCCCGTGAAATTTTACTCGGTGTTAACTACGAATCATGCTGTTGGGGTGTCTCAGTCTACGGTCGTTCTTACTATAACGATCTAGATGATCCGAAAGCTTCAAATGTTAGCGAAAAACGTGCGATCATGGCTGAAATTACACTCAAAGGTTTAGGTGGTTTAAACAATAAACTCGCATCTTTACTTGAAAATCGCGTGTTAGGTTTTAACAAAATTAATCAATCTTGGACACAACGTTAATGAAGACAAAGCATCTTAAACAGTTTTTTAAAGCAACAACCCTTGCTGTATTAATATCTTCATCAATGCATAGTTTTGCCCAACCCAGTGATGAAGTTGTGGCAATTGTGGACAATAGCGTAATTTTAAAAAGCGATCTTGAGCAAGGAATGGCAGAAGCTGCCCACGAATTGCAAGCACAAAAAAAAGAAGTCCCACCTCAACAATACCTACAATTTCAGGTTTTAGACCAACTGATTTTACGTCAAGCTCAACTTGAACAAGTAAAACGCTATGGTATTAAACCTGATGAAAAAAGTTTAAATGAAGCGGTACTTAAAGTAGCGAGTCAATCTGGTAGTAAAAGCTTAGAAGCCTTTCAACAAAAATTAGATGCAATTGCACCGGGAACTTATGAAAGCTTACGTAGTCGTATTGCTGAGGATTTAGCAATTAATCGTCTGCGTCAGCAACAAGTTATGTCTCGCATTAAAATCAGTGATCAAGATGTCGATAACTTCTTAAAATCACCACAAGGACAAGCTGCTTTAGGCAATCAAGCACATGTAATTCATATGCGAATTGCGGGTGACAACCCTCAAGAAGTTCAAAATGTAGCAAAAGAAGTTCGTTCAAAACTTGCTCAAAGCAATGATTTAAATGCTCTTAAAAAACTTTCAACTGCTACTGTAAAAGTTGAAGGTGCAGATATGGGGTTCCGTCCTCTTTCTGATATTCCAGCTGAACTCGCAGCTCGTATTACCCCACTGCAAGATGGTCAAACCACTGATTTAATCTCAGTGCGTGATGGCGTTCATGTTCTAAAACTTTTAGAACGCAAGCAAAATGAACAAAAAGCACTTGTACCGCAATATCAAACTCGCCATATTCTTATTCAACCATCTGAAGTGGTAAGTCCTGAAAATGCGAAACAAATTATTGATAGCATTTACAAGCGATTAAAGGCTGGTCAAGATTTTGCAACACTTGCAGCGACTTATTCAAACGATACTGGATCAGCGCGCGACGGCGGTAGTTTAGGATGGGTTACACCAGGTATGATGGTCCCTGAGTTTGATAAAAAAATGCAGGAAATTCCTGTAGGTCAAATTAGTGAACCTTTCCAAACTCAATTTGGATGGCATATTCTACAAGTAACAGACAAGCGCGAAAAAGATATGACACATGAATATCAAGAGCGTATGGCACGTCAAATCTTAGGCGAACGTCAATTTAACACTGAAATTGATAGTTGGTTACGTGAAGTACGCGCCAATGCTTATGTAGAAATTAAAGACCCAAGCCTCGACAAGAAGAACTTACAGAAATAAGTTAAGTCTTTATTATCAAAACCTGTGTTTATTACAGGTTTTTTTATAAATAAAATTCACTTAATAAAAAAACCGGTTATTTACTAAATAACCGGTTTTTTTTAAATTAAACCCTAACGGGAATTATTTATAACGATCAACCATTTTCTCTAGAGAAATTGGACGGATCTTGTCAGCATTACCCGCTGTACCAAAAGCTTCATAACGATCGATACAAATTTGCTTCATTGAATCCACTGTTTTAGCGAAGTATTTACGTGGATCAAATTCTGCCGGATTTTCAGCCATAAACTGACGAATTGCACCAGTAGATGCTAAACGTAAGTCTGTATCGATATTAATCTTACGTACACCATGTTTAATTGCTTCTACAAGCTGTTCAACAGGCACACCATAAGTTTCTTTAATATCACCGCCAAACTCATTGATTACTTTCAACCATTCTTGTGGTACAGAGCTTGAACCATGCATTACAAGATGAGTGTTTGGCAATGCCGCATGAATTTCTTTGATACGATCAATTGCTAAGATATCGCCTGTAGGTGGACGAGTGAATTTGTAAGCACCATGTGAAGTACCTACAGCAATCGCCAATGCATCTACATTAGTATCAGCAACAAATTGAGTCGCTTCTTCAACAGAAGTAAGAAGTTGTGAGTGATCAAGTACACCTTCAGCACCGACACCATCTTCTTCACCAGCCATGCCAGTTTCAAGGCTACCTAAACAGCCAATTTCACCTTCAACAGAAACACCACATGCATGCGCTAAAGCAACAACATTACGAGTTACATCAACATTGTATTCGTACGATGTAGGTGTTTTACCATCTGTACCTAGTGAACCGTCCATCATCACTGAGCTAAAGCCAAGCTGAATTGAACGCTGACAGATATCAGGGCTTGTTCCGTGGTCTTGATGCATTACCACTGGAATATGCGGCCATTCCTCAATTGCAGCCAAAATAAGATGGCGCAAAAATGGAGCGCCTGCATATTTGCGAGCTCCAGCCGATGCCTGAACAATTACAGGTGAATTGGTTGCATCTGCGGCAAGCATAATTGCACGCATTTGTTCTAAGTTATTTACGTTAAATGCTGGTACGCCGTAGTTATGTTCCGCAGCGTGATCCAAGAGCTGGCGCATTGAAATGAGTGCCATAATATCCTCCCAGGTAGTGCGGCTTATTCTACCTTGTCATTTATTTCAATTCAGCAACAAATCACAGTATTTCAAAAAAAATCCCTGCATTTGCAGGGACTTTTTAACAAAATACAACAAATTAATGAGTTTCTGAAGTAGCGGCCTCGCTAGACGCACTACCTTCAACCACATCTGTATTCTTTTCATCTAAAACTGGCTTATCAAGCGAATCAATCGTAGCTTGCTGTTCAGGAGTTACTTTATCAGAAACCGCTGTAGATGCCGCATCTTGGCCTGCTTTACCTGACTCTTCTTTCTTAGCACAAGCAGTCAACATAATGGGAGCAATTAACAAAGCAGCAAGGGTAAGTTTTAAATTCATCACTATTTTCCACAATTGGTGATTTAGTGCTCATTATTTTATTTCAGAAATATGACAATTTAATGACTTATCCATGAAAAAAGGGGTTGAACTCAACCCCTTCTTATTTTTACATATAAGTATTATGCACGTTCTAAAAGAACAGCAACTGCCGGTAAGGTTTTTCCTTCAACAAATTCAAGGAATGCACCACCGCCTGTTGAAATATAGCCAATTTGATCAGCAACATTATATTTATCAATCGCAGCTAAAGTATCTCCACCGCCAGCAATTGAGAATGCATCAGATTGAGCCACTGCAAGAGAAAGTGCTTTAGTCCCTTCGCCAAATTGATCAACTTCAAATACACCAACTGGACCATTCCAAAGAATTGTTTTTGAAGTAGTTAAAATATTTGCAAATGCTTTAGCTGTATCTGGACCTACATCTAAAATCATATCGTTTGATGTTACGTCTTCAACTTTTTTAACAACTGCTTGCGCTGCTGCTAAAGAACCCAAGAAATCTTCAAAGTTAATTTGAGAAGCATCAGCTACAACAACATCTGTTGGAAGTGGAACACTTACTTTAGCCGCAATTTGTTTTGCAGTTTCAACCAAGTCAGCTTCGTACAAAGATTTACCAACGTTGTAACCTGCAGCCGCCAAGAAGGTATTTGCAATACCGCCACCAACGATAAGTTGATCACAAATACTAGATAATGAATTTAAAACATCAAGTTTTGTTGAAACTTTAGAACCTGCAACAATAGCCACCATTGGCTTCTCAGGTGTTTGCATTGCACGGCCAAGCGCATCTAATTCAGCAGCCAATAATGGACCAGCAGCAGCTACAGGAGCAAAGCGTGCCACACCTTCTGTAGAAGCTTCAGCTCGGTGAGCAGTACCAAAAGCATCCATGACAAACACATCGCATAAAGCAGCATATTTTTGTGCAAGTTCAGGATTATTTTTCTTTTCGCCAGAGTTAAAACGAACATTTTCAAGTAAAACCACTTGTCCTGCTTGAACGTCCACACCATCAAGGTAATCAGTCAACAATTTAACTTCTTGACCTAATGCTTCAGTTAAGTATGCCGCAACTGGAGCAAGCGACTGTTCAGGCTTTGGCTCACCTTCCACAGGACGACCTAAATGCGAAAATACCATTACAGCAGCGCCTTTTTCTAAAGCAGCTTTTATTGTTGGAAGTGCTGCACGTAAACGAGCATCGCTGGTAATTACGCCATTTTTAACGGGAACGTTTAAATCTTCACGAATAAGTACACGTTTACCTTCTAAATTAAGGTCAGTCATGCGCTGAAAATTCATGTAAAGCTCTCTTTATGATTTTAAAAACGCGCCAATTTTAAATGATTACATCAAAAAAGGTTAGTTTTTTTGCATAAAAGCTGTAGAAAGCCAAAGTTTTGATTATGATAGACGTAGTAATCTAATATTTCATCCATTATGTCTATTCATCCAGATCCACAAATCAATCGTTTAAATGTTTTAGGTGAACCTTTAGCAAGCTGTTGTTTTGACCCTATTACCGGTTATTTTCGAAATGGTTTTTGCCATACGGCTGTAACAGACCTGGGACAACATACTGTATGCGCCCAAATGACTTCCGACTTTTTAAATTTCTCACAAAAAATTGGAAATGACCTCATTACCCCTCTACCGGAAGCTGGCTTTCCCGGTCTACAACCAGGTGACTTTTGGTGTATTTGCGTTACGCGTTGGGTAGAAGCATATCAAGCTGGTCAAGCGCCACCTGTTAAACTTCATGCCTGTCATCAAGCAGTATTAAGTTATGTTCCATTAGATGTATTAATGGAATTTGCAGTGTAATGAAACAACCCAAAATTATTTTGGCATCGAGTAGTCAAACACGTAAAGATTTGATGAATCGGTTAGGTATCGAATATATCTGCATTAGTCCAGATATAGATGAAAGTCCTCGCGGCGAGACTCATGCTGATGATTTAGCAAAAAGATTAGCGTTTAACAAAGCACAGTTAATTGCTCAAAAACATCCTGACGCAATTGTCATTGGATCAGATCAGGTTGCATGGCGAGAACATGCACCTCATGATTTTATTGGCAAACCATTAACTATTGAAAATGCTAAAGCTCAGTTAACAGCAAACTCTGGCCGAACAGTCTTTTTTAGTACGGCTTTAAGTGTGCAGTGTGTTGAAAAGGGTTTTGAACTCACTTTAGTCGAACATTATCAAGTTAAATTCCGCACCTTAAGCGAGCATGAAATCGAAAGATATATCGCTATAGATCACCCCCTTCATTGTGCAGGAAGTTTTAAGTGTGAAAGCCTTGGTATTAGTCTATTTGAAAAAATGATAGGCCAAGATCAAACCACACTAATGGGTTTACCCATGATTCAGCTTTGTCAGATTTTAAGACAGCTTGAACTACAAATTCCTTAATATCAATTCGTTTATTAATAGGCTATCTCCATGACAGAACCTTTAACTGTTTTAGGTAATATTACTGCTGAGCAGTTTTTAACAGAATATTGGCAGAAAAAACCTTTACTCGTACGCAATGCCTTACCTGAAATCGTTGGCATGTTAGAGCCAAATGATGTGAAAGAACTTGCTATAGAAGATCACGTCAGTGCTCGCCTTATTCGTCAAAAAGACAAAAATCCAAATGAATGGCATGTAAAGACTTCTCCTCTAACTAAAGGTGACTTTCAAAAATTACCAAAACTATGGACGCTCTTAGTACAAGCAGTTGATCATTACTCATTTGATTTAGCCGAATTGTGGAAAAAATTTCCTTTCATCCCACAATGGCGTCGTGACGATATTATGGTTTCTTATGCACCTAAAGGTGGTTCAGTTGGAAAACATTTTGACTTTTACGATGTTTTTCTTGTTCAAGGACACGGTCATCGTCGCTGGCAACTCGGTCAAATGTGTGATGCAAGCACTGAATTTGTAGCTAATCAACCATTAAAACTATTACCTGAAATAGATGTTCATTTTGATGAAGTATTAGCTCCGGGCGACTTATTATATGTTCCACCAGGCTTAGCACATTATGGTGTTGCCGAAGATGATTGTTTAACTTACTCTTTCGGTTTCCGCATGCCTAACATTTCAGGCATGATCGACAGAATTAGTGATCAATTTGCTACTGATGAATTGCTACAAAACCCAGTGATGGATATTGCCCGTAAGAATATTCCTCAAATTGGTGAAATTAATGCAGAAGAATTGGCTCATTTAAGAAATTTAGTTTTAGCTCAATTACAGAATTCATCAGTTCTTGATGCTGCCATCATGTCTCATATGACTGAACCTAAATATCCAGACAATATTCCTGAACCCGATGAAATTGAAATTGAAGATCTCAATGCCATTTTGTCAGAAGGCTATGAACTATTGCTAGAACCAGCCTCTCGACTACTTTATACAGAACAAAATGGTGTTTTAAAGTTCTGGGGAAATGGAGAAGATTTACCAATTGTGGAAGCTTTTGCCAATCAGCTTAAGGCTATTGCAGATGGAGCAAGTATTCCCTTCAATAACGAGCTTAATCGTGTAGATATTTTAGAAAACATTGTTCAATTACTGAATGATTCAATTCTTATGCTGTTGCCTCCAGCAGAATAATATTATTTAAAACCATTAAAAGGAGAAATTTATAAAATTTCTCCTTTTTTCTTTTATAAATACATGCTTAAATATACCAATCTTTAAATATATTTTATGGTTAATTGCCTATGTTATAAATTTCTCTTACTAAATCAAAAAAATATCTTCTAAATGTGTCGATTACGACCTAGAAAATTTTTTAATAAATATAAAATTTATACTTAGAGCATCAAGCTTTGTGCTTTTATTGTTTTTAAAAAACCTATTTTTTCCTATCAATAACCATCAATACAATGTAAAATTGCGCGTTCGTGCTTTTTATTTATACACTCGACCATTTAGGCTAAGAGCAAAATATTTGTGTGAGGCTACTAAAATATGTCAAAAAAAGATGACATCATTACCACTGCTTTAAGACTTTTTAATTCATATAGTTATAATTCTATAGGGGTTGATCGTATCATCAGTGAGTCTGGTGTAGCAAAAATGACATTTTATAAATACTTCCCCTCAAAAGAGAAACTCATTGAAGAGTGCTTATTATTAAGAAACTCTCTCTTACAGAACTCTCTTACTGCTGCGATATCTAAAGAAGACGAAAACCATCCATTAGCGCGCATTAAAG
This window of the Acinetobacter sp. XH1741 genome carries:
- a CDS encoding Maf family protein; protein product: MKQPKIILASSSQTRKDLMNRLGIEYICISPDIDESPRGETHADDLAKRLAFNKAQLIAQKHPDAIVIGSDQVAWREHAPHDFIGKPLTIENAKAQLTANSGRTVFFSTALSVQCVEKGFELTLVEHYQVKFRTLSEHEIERYIAIDHPLHCAGSFKCESLGISLFEKMIGQDQTTLMGLPMIQLCQILRQLELQIP
- a CDS encoding cupin domain-containing protein — its product is MTEPLTVLGNITAEQFLTEYWQKKPLLVRNALPEIVGMLEPNDVKELAIEDHVSARLIRQKDKNPNEWHVKTSPLTKGDFQKLPKLWTLLVQAVDHYSFDLAELWKKFPFIPQWRRDDIMVSYAPKGGSVGKHFDFYDVFLVQGHGHRRWQLGQMCDASTEFVANQPLKLLPEIDVHFDEVLAPGDLLYVPPGLAHYGVAEDDCLTYSFGFRMPNISGMIDRISDQFATDELLQNPVMDIARKNIPQIGEINAEELAHLRNLVLAQLQNSSVLDAAIMSHMTEPKYPDNIPEPDEIEIEDLNAILSEGYELLLEPASRLLYTEQNGVLKFWGNGEDLPIVEAFANQLKAIADGASIPFNNELNRVDILENIVQLLNDSILMLLPPAE
- a CDS encoding phosphoglycerate kinase — its product is MNFQRMTDLNLEGKRVLIREDLNVPVKNGVITSDARLRAALPTIKAALEKGAAVMVFSHLGRPVEGEPKPEQSLAPVAAYLTEALGQEVKLLTDYLDGVDVQAGQVVLLENVRFNSGEKKNNPELAQKYAALCDVFVMDAFGTAHRAEASTEGVARFAPVAAAGPLLAAELDALGRAMQTPEKPMVAIVAGSKVSTKLDVLNSLSSICDQLIVGGGIANTFLAAAGYNVGKSLYEADLVETAKQIAAKVSVPLPTDVVVADASQINFEDFLGSLAAAQAVVKKVEDVTSNDMILDVGPDTAKAFANILTTSKTILWNGPVGVFEVDQFGEGTKALSLAVAQSDAFSIAGGGDTLAAIDKYNVADQIGYISTGGGAFLEFVEGKTLPAVAVLLERA
- a CDS encoding DUF2237 domain-containing protein, with the translated sequence MSIHPDPQINRLNVLGEPLASCCFDPITGYFRNGFCHTAVTDLGQHTVCAQMTSDFLNFSQKIGNDLITPLPEAGFPGLQPGDFWCICVTRWVEAYQAGQAPPVKLHACHQAVLSYVPLDVLMEFAV